The proteins below come from a single Phorcysia thermohydrogeniphila genomic window:
- a CDS encoding bifunctional 3,4-dihydroxy-2-butanone-4-phosphate synthase/GTP cyclohydrolase II, giving the protein MVKGRFPLDRVEEAIEDIRNGKMVVVVDDPNRENEGDLVIAAEKVTPEAINFMAKYGRGLICLALPEERCDELGFEPMTLRPSDPKETAFCVSVDAHPKFGTTTGISAYDRATTILRAISPDAKPEDFVKPGHVFPLRARKGGVLKRSGHTEAAVDLARLAGLYPAGVICEIMDDDGTMMRLPKLIDYAREHGLKIISIADLIEYRMKSESLIKREAEANLPTAYGTWKIYAYTSLVDNKEHVALVMGEIKEDEPVLVRVHSECLTGDVFGSLKCDCRSQLHKAMEMIAKEGKGVIVYLRQEGRGIGLVNKIKAYHLQDHGFDTVEANKKLGFPPDMRDFGIGAQILRDLGVRKMRLMTNNPRKLIGLEGYGLEVVERVPIEVGICKYNVNYLKTKKEKLGHMLNLGNLEGNDGGEGNTT; this is encoded by the coding sequence TTGGTAAAGGGACGCTTCCCCTTAGATAGGGTTGAAGAGGCCATTGAGGATATAAGAAACGGAAAGATGGTGGTCGTCGTTGACGACCCCAACAGGGAAAACGAAGGGGACTTAGTTATAGCGGCTGAAAAGGTTACCCCAGAGGCCATAAACTTCATGGCAAAGTACGGAAGAGGTTTAATTTGCCTTGCCCTTCCAGAAGAGCGGTGCGACGAGCTCGGATTTGAGCCGATGACGCTAAGGCCTTCCGACCCAAAAGAAACCGCCTTCTGCGTTTCCGTTGACGCCCACCCAAAGTTTGGAACAACAACAGGGATATCGGCATACGACAGAGCCACAACGATTTTAAGAGCAATATCTCCAGACGCAAAGCCGGAAGACTTCGTAAAGCCCGGCCACGTTTTTCCTTTACGGGCAAGGAAGGGAGGCGTCCTTAAACGTTCCGGACACACAGAAGCTGCCGTTGACCTTGCACGCCTTGCAGGCCTTTACCCTGCCGGCGTGATATGCGAGATAATGGACGACGACGGAACGATGATGCGCCTCCCCAAGCTCATAGACTATGCAAGGGAGCACGGCCTCAAGATTATCTCCATAGCCGACCTCATTGAATACAGGATGAAGAGCGAAAGCCTCATAAAGAGGGAGGCAGAGGCCAACCTACCAACCGCCTACGGAACTTGGAAGATATACGCCTACACGTCCCTCGTTGACAACAAGGAACACGTAGCCCTCGTTATGGGAGAAATAAAAGAGGACGAACCCGTTTTAGTTAGAGTCCACTCAGAGTGTCTCACCGGCGACGTTTTTGGCTCTCTGAAGTGTGACTGCCGTTCACAGCTTCACAAGGCTATGGAAATGATTGCGAAAGAAGGAAAAGGAGTCATTGTTTACCTGAGACAGGAAGGTAGAGGTATAGGCCTCGTAAACAAAATAAAGGCTTACCACCTTCAGGACCACGGATTTGATACGGTAGAGGCCAATAAAAAGCTCGGATTTCCTCCGGATATGAGAGATTTTGGAATCGGAGCTCAGATACTTAGAGACCTCGGCGTAAGGAAGATGAGGCTAATGACGAACAACCCGAGGAAGCTCATAGGACTTGAAGGTTACGGGCTTGAAGTTGTAGAGAGAGTTCCC